A region of the Pseudarthrobacter phenanthrenivorans Sphe3 genome:
GAACGGCTTGCCTCCCTCGCGTCGCAGCCGCGCCGGCTTGGCCTGCTGCTGGTCCGGCGCGGCGGGTACGGAGTGGGCGTTGCGGGTGAGGGGCTGGTCCTGGCATCCAAGGTTGGCTCCACCTACGTGCAGTCCCGCACCGCCGCGGGAGGCCAGTCGCAGCAGCGGTTTGCGCGGCGGCGGTCCAACCAGGCGGAGGCGCTGGTGGACGCTGTGGCGGAGCAGGCAGCCCGGGTGTTCGGCAGTGAATCCTTCGAGTACGTGGTTCCCGGCGGCGACCGGACCCTGGCGGCCCTCGTCCTCCAGCACCCGTCGCTCACCCGCTTTGCGTGCCTGCCGCGGCTCACGCCCCTGGACGTTCCGGATCCGAAAGCCGCCGTGTTGAAGAAAGCTGCCGCCGACGCCTGCTCAATCAGGATCCAAGTGACCGACGCCGGGGCCGGGTTATCCACAACCGCCCATCAGTGAGCAGGATGGAGGTCAAGCTCAGCAGCCAGTCAGGGCACGCGCGGGTCGCTGCTGGCGGTAGAGATAGCGGCCCGCTTCCTGGAAGCCTGCACCGCTGTACAACTGCCGGGCGGCCTGGTTGGCCGCAGTGACCAGCAGCCAAAAGCTGTCTGCGCCGTTGGCGCTTCCCGCGGTAAGGAGGGCCTCGAGCACCGCCGATGCGTAGCCCCGGCGGCGATGGGTGGGGGACGTGGCCATGCAGTAGATCCCGCCGGTCCCCGCCACCAGGGCGAGGCGTCCTACAGCGGCGGGGACGCCGTCGTCGTCCCTTACGAGGGCATACAGGGAGGGACAACCGGCCAGGATGGCCCGTGCCGTTTCCATCCCGGCGGTGCCGCCCCGGCCATCCACGCTCCACCACAGGTCCAGCCACCCTGTGCCGGGCTGGTCAGTAACCTCAACCGCTGCCGCAGTGGCGGAGGGCGAAGGTGACGGCGCGTCCGTTCCGGCGCGGCACATGATGAGCGTCTCCGACTGGCGGGTAAAGCCCTCCGCATCCAGGAGGTGGTTCAACGCCGAGTTCGCCGGTGTTTCCGTGACCTGGAAGATCAGTGGCAGGCGCCGCTGCCGGTACCACTGCAAGGCCGCGCGCAACGCCTCCTTCGGTTCGCGGGCACAGTCCCGCGGCCACACGGAATTGGCGCGCTGGGTAACACCGGCGGCGGCACGGTGGACCCACTCCCCCGTGTCATGGCGCTCCAGTGCCGGCCAGGCAGCATCCATGAGCGCCCCGTAATGGTGGTCCGGCGGAACCAGTGAGTGCCCGGCCACAGCTATTCCTTTGCAGATAAGCCTGAAGGCCCTCCCGTGCAGGAGGACCTTCAGGTGATGCGGGTTGGTTTCCTATTTGGCTTCTGCCGGTTTTGCCTCCGGCTTGAAGTCGACGCCGGCTTCCTTGCGCTGCTGCGGCGTGATGGGTGCCGGGGCTGCAGTCAGGGGATCGTAGCCGTTGCCGGTCTTGGGGAAGGCAATAACGTCGCGGATGGAGTCCACGCCGGACAGGAGCGCCACCACGCGGTCCCAGCCAAAGGCGATGCCGCCGTGCGGGGGTGCGCCGTACTTGAAGCCTTCCAGCAGGAAGCCGAACTTCTCCTGGGCGTCCTCGTGCGAGAGGCCCATGACTTCGAAGACGCGTTCCTGGACGTCGCTCTGGTGGATACGGATGGAGCCGCCGCCGATTTCGTTGCCGTTGCAGA
Encoded here:
- a CDS encoding acVLRF1 family peptidyl-tRNA hydrolase, translating into MTPHGTGRPISTRTAFVPGERLDGWAGRFGAAHGGYVMEDGDDGLRLMASDGTEALLQAPWPVDGRPGRGRDALERLASLASQPRRLGLLLVRRGGYGVGVAGEGLVLASKVGSTYVQSRTAAGGQSQQRFARRRSNQAEALVDAVAEQAARVFGSESFEYVVPGGDRTLAALVLQHPSLTRFACLPRLTPLDVPDPKAAVLKKAAADACSIRIQVTDAGAGLSTTAHQ
- a CDS encoding GNAT family N-acetyltransferase is translated as MAGHSLVPPDHHYGALMDAAWPALERHDTGEWVHRAAAGVTQRANSVWPRDCAREPKEALRAALQWYRQRRLPLIFQVTETPANSALNHLLDAEGFTRQSETLIMCRAGTDAPSPSPSATAAAVEVTDQPGTGWLDLWWSVDGRGGTAGMETARAILAGCPSLYALVRDDDGVPAAVGRLALVAGTGGIYCMATSPTHRRRGYASAVLEALLTAGSANGADSFWLLVTAANQAARQLYSGAGFQEAGRYLYRQQRPARALTGC